One window of Burkholderia vietnamiensis LMG 10929 genomic DNA carries:
- a CDS encoding amino acid ABC transporter permease has product MSTTSLLVQSLPVLAQGAVLTVKFAVLSMVFGLLGAVVLAMMGIRQSEALEGFERIWVNALAWLARGYVSLMRGTPLLVQIFVIYYGLPSLGISLDPTPAGVIALSANVAAYMSESMRGAINGIARGQWLAAYSLGLSWSQTLRYVIGPQALRIAVPSLSNSLISLIKDTSLVSVITVTELLRSAQEVIAATYQPLPLYLAAAAVYWVLCQILEWVQRWYEKRLSLPGRH; this is encoded by the coding sequence ATGTCGACAACGTCCCTGCTCGTCCAATCGCTGCCGGTGCTCGCCCAGGGCGCCGTGCTGACCGTCAAGTTCGCCGTGCTGTCGATGGTGTTCGGCCTGCTCGGCGCGGTCGTGCTCGCGATGATGGGCATCCGGCAAAGCGAAGCGCTCGAAGGCTTCGAACGGATCTGGGTCAACGCGCTCGCATGGCTCGCTCGCGGCTACGTGAGCCTGATGCGCGGCACGCCGCTGCTCGTGCAGATCTTCGTCATCTATTACGGGCTGCCGAGCCTCGGCATCTCGCTCGATCCGACGCCGGCCGGCGTCATCGCGCTGTCGGCGAACGTCGCGGCGTACATGTCGGAAAGCATGCGCGGCGCCATCAACGGGATCGCGCGCGGCCAGTGGCTGGCCGCCTACAGCCTCGGGCTGTCGTGGTCGCAGACGCTGCGCTACGTGATCGGTCCGCAGGCGCTGCGCATCGCGGTGCCGAGCCTGTCGAACAGCCTGATCAGCCTGATCAAGGACACGTCGCTCGTGTCGGTGATCACCGTCACCGAACTCCTGCGCAGCGCGCAGGAAGTGATCGCGGCGACCTATCAGCCGCTGCCGTTGTATCTGGCCGCCGCGGCCGTGTACTGGGTGCTGTGCCAGATCCTCGAATGGGTCCAGCGCTGGTACGAGAAGCGCCTGTCGCTGCCCGGCCGACACTGA
- a CDS encoding cystine ABC transporter substrate-binding protein, translating into MKISLLKKLLVAGLVGTSFAAATAHAADLLDEVKQRGTLRVGLEGTFPPFNSKSPQGELVGFDVDIAKAVAAKLGVKAEFVTTEWSGIIAGLQAGKFDVIANQVGITDKRKETLDFSPAYTYSSAQLIQRKDDTRQFKSLEDLKGKKLGVALGTNYMDMAKSVPGIDVKTYPGAPEYLRDLAAGRLDAALNDRLMLAYLTKNSQLPLRPGANVGSANPSGIPFKKGNPKFQKAIDDAMTQLEADGTFTKISDKWFGIDVTKPVK; encoded by the coding sequence ATGAAAATTTCGCTGCTGAAGAAGCTGCTGGTCGCCGGCCTGGTCGGCACGTCGTTCGCTGCTGCCACCGCGCACGCGGCCGACCTCCTCGACGAGGTCAAGCAACGCGGCACGCTGCGCGTCGGCCTCGAAGGCACGTTCCCCCCGTTCAACTCGAAGAGCCCGCAGGGCGAGCTCGTCGGCTTCGACGTCGACATCGCGAAGGCCGTCGCCGCGAAGCTCGGCGTGAAGGCCGAGTTCGTGACGACCGAATGGAGCGGGATCATCGCGGGCCTGCAGGCCGGCAAGTTCGACGTGATCGCCAACCAGGTCGGCATCACCGACAAGCGCAAGGAAACGCTCGACTTCTCGCCGGCATATACGTACTCGTCCGCGCAGCTGATCCAGCGCAAGGACGACACGCGCCAGTTCAAGTCGCTCGAGGATCTGAAGGGCAAGAAGCTCGGCGTCGCGCTCGGCACGAACTACATGGACATGGCGAAGTCGGTGCCCGGCATCGACGTGAAGACGTACCCGGGCGCGCCCGAGTATCTGCGCGACCTGGCGGCCGGCCGTCTCGACGCGGCGCTGAACGACCGTCTGATGCTCGCGTATCTGACGAAGAACTCGCAGCTGCCGCTGCGCCCGGGCGCGAACGTCGGCTCGGCGAACCCGTCGGGCATCCCGTTCAAGAAGGGCAACCCGAAGTTCCAGAAGGCGATCGACGACGCGATGACGCAACTCGAAGCCGACGGCACGTTCACGAAGATCTCGGACAAGTGGTTCGGCATCGACGTGACGAAACCCGTCAAGTAA
- a CDS encoding Gfo/Idh/MocA family protein — protein MNDLNDRPVRFGIVGAGSIAHRFAQSLSHVPGAVLSGVWARRADAAIAFCNSCGGTPAASLDALLASDIDAVYIATLHDSHAQYAQAALAAGKAVLCEKPATLNAAQLDAVLDAARVAGRLFMEAMKPPFFPLYRRLRAHLDDDPIGEIRLVRAGCASSTVPAEHSVYRLDCAGGALLDIGIYEAFLAVDWLGAVHDVQTLGRVGATGVDVFASLNSRHANGGIAQLFCGLDVMGRGDALLAAAGGHVTIHEKWWNPARATIRYADGRTVELDAPVEGGGLNYETAHFCELLRAGALESPIVTHDHSRQMIAMTDAARAALGVRYSGE, from the coding sequence ATGAACGACTTGAACGACCGCCCGGTGCGCTTCGGCATCGTCGGCGCAGGCAGCATCGCCCACCGTTTCGCGCAAAGCCTCTCGCACGTGCCCGGCGCCGTACTCAGCGGTGTGTGGGCGCGCCGCGCCGACGCCGCCATCGCGTTCTGCAACAGCTGCGGCGGCACGCCGGCCGCGAGCCTCGATGCACTGCTGGCAAGCGATATCGACGCCGTCTACATCGCGACACTCCACGACAGCCATGCGCAGTACGCGCAGGCCGCGCTCGCGGCCGGCAAGGCCGTGCTGTGCGAAAAACCCGCGACGCTGAACGCAGCGCAGCTCGATGCCGTGCTCGACGCGGCACGCGTGGCGGGGCGGCTTTTCATGGAGGCGATGAAGCCGCCGTTCTTTCCGTTGTACCGACGATTGCGCGCGCATCTCGATGACGACCCGATCGGCGAGATCCGGCTCGTGCGCGCGGGCTGCGCGTCATCGACGGTGCCGGCCGAGCATTCCGTCTACCGGCTCGACTGCGCCGGCGGCGCGCTGCTGGACATCGGCATCTACGAAGCGTTTCTGGCGGTCGACTGGCTCGGCGCGGTGCACGACGTGCAGACGCTCGGCCGCGTCGGTGCGACCGGTGTCGACGTATTCGCGAGCCTGAACAGCCGCCACGCGAACGGCGGCATCGCGCAGCTCTTTTGCGGGCTGGACGTGATGGGGCGCGGCGACGCGTTGCTGGCGGCGGCCGGCGGCCACGTGACGATTCACGAGAAGTGGTGGAACCCGGCGCGCGCGACGATCCGCTACGCGGACGGCCGCACCGTCGAACTCGATGCGCCGGTCGAAGGCGGCGGCCTCAATTACGAAACCGCGCATTTCTGCGAATTGCTGCGCGCGGGCGCGCTCGAGAGCCCGATCGTGACGCACGACCATTCGCGGCAGATGATCGCGATGACCGATGCGGCACGCGCGGCGCTCGGCGTGCGCTATTCGGGCGAGTAG